The following proteins are encoded in a genomic region of Gossypium hirsutum isolate 1008001.06 chromosome D05, Gossypium_hirsutum_v2.1, whole genome shotgun sequence:
- the LOC121217276 gene encoding receptor-like protein EIX2, which produces MDSSGNDALSSWKSEECCLWLGVNCNSLTGYVEMLVLAVNYGNDFNGSLIPEFFSSLKNLKLLDLSNANFRGPIPSLLGNLSMLETLRLGGNGGDVAYPHNFKNKFRVGKLEWLSPLSRLKELDLSFTNLSNANDWTEVISHLPLLQKLNLRHCDLPSISSSSLSLANSSTSLTYLDLSDNNLPSSVIYPWLFNVSSNLVSLNLSSNKLKGPIPEAFGNMMAIQKLYLSDNLLILTENQVKGDSVLNEIGKLPDFTELDLSYTSLTLKFNSGWIPPFQLSQIMLCSCKLGPHFPDWIRTQMDGLTPDFDISSLDYLDISASGIPDSLPYWFWDPFQRLSFSGSLPSSLGSLTSLEMLSLRGEIPMWIGQRLSSLVFLSLQRNQFRGMIPHQLCGLKYLQILDLFVNTIFDTIPPCLNNFTSMAKKVSLDRRIELHLLDEVTSLWFIQLRYVDEALLTWKGTKQSYPQLGLLLAIDLSCNKLTGEIPEEVNSLQELVALNLSRNFFTGKILQKIGHLRQLEVLDLSRNKFSGNILTSLSELTFLLNMDCKATKEQLGAFCLFCLFLIFVMIAIIETS; this is translated from the exons ATGGATTCGTCAGGCAACGACGCCCTTTCATCATGGAAAAGTGAGGAGTGCTGTCTTTGGCTTGGCGTCAATTGCAACAGCCTTACAGGATATGTCGAAATGCTCGTTTTAGCGGTCAATTATGG GAATGATTTTAATGGAAGTCTCATCCCAGAGTTTTTTAGTTCcttgaaaaatttgaaattactGGATCTCTCTAATGCTAATTTTAGAGGTCCAATTCCTTCTCTACTTGGAAATCTTTCAATGTTAGAAACTCTAAGATTGGGTGGTAACGGTGGAGACGTGGCGTATCCCCATAATTTCAAAAACAAGTTCAGGGTCGGAAAACTTGAGTGGCTTTCCCCTCTTTCTCGTTTGAAAGAGCTTGATCTCAGTTTCACTAACCTGAGCAATGCCAATGATTGGACTGAAGTCATTAGCCACCTTCCTTTGCTCCAAAAACTAAATCTAAGACATTGTGATCTTCCAAGCAtatcttcttcatcactttccCTTGCCAACTCTTCTACATCTCTCACCTATCTCGATCTCTCTGATAATAATCTCCCTTCTTCTGTCATATATCCATGGCTGTTTAATGTTAGCAGCAACCTTGTTTCCCTTAATCTCTCAAGTAACAAGTTGAAAGGTCCAATTCCAGAAGCTTTCGGGAACATGATGGCTATTCAAAAACTTTATTTGAGTGATAATCTTTTGATATTAACTGAGAATCAAGTTAAGGGAGATTCCGTGTTGAATGAAATCGGAAAACTACCAGATTTTACT GAGTTGGATTTATCCTACACTTCTTTGACTTTGAAATTCAACTCCGGATGGATTCCTCCTTTTCAATTGAGTCAAATAATGCTTTGCTCTTGCAAGTTAGGGCCTCATTTCCCAGATTGGATTCGGACACAAATGGACGGCCTAACCCCTGACTTTGATATTTCTTCTCTAGATTACCTTGATATTTCTGCTTCAGGAATTCCAGATTCTCTTCCCTACTGGTTTTGGGACCCATTTCAGAGATTAAG TTTCTCAGGCTCACTTCCAAGCTCCTTAGGATCTTTGACTTCTCTTGAGATGCTCAGTTTACGTG GAGAAATACCTATGTGGATCGGCCAGAGGCTTTCATCGTTGGTTTTTCTTAGCCTTCAAAGAAATCAGTTCAGGGGAATGATTCCCCATCAACTTTGTGGATTGAAATATCTACAAATCTTGGATCTCTTTGTAAATACAATCTTTGATACCATACCACCATGTCTCAATAATTTCACTTCAATGGCAAAAAAAGTGAGTTTAGATCGAAGGATTGAGCTTCACCTCTTAGATGAAGTGACTTCTCTATGGTTCATTCAGCTTAGGTATGTTGATGAGGCATTGCTTACATGGAAAGGAACAAAGCAAAGCTATCCACAACTTGGACTGCTACTAGCCATTGATCTCTCGTGTAACAAATTAACAGGAGAGATTCCTGAAGAAGTAAATAGTCTTCAAGAACTGGTTGCATTGAACCTGTCAAGAAATTTTTTTACAGGAAAAATTCTTCAAAAGATTGGGCATCTAAGACAACTAGAGGTGCTTGACCTGTCAAGAAACAAGTTCTCAGGAAACATCCTAACGAGCTTGTCTGAATTAACATTTCTGTTGAACATGGACTGTAAAGCAACAAAGGAGCAACTTGgtgcattttgtttattttgtttatttttaatatttgtaatgaTAGCTATAATTGAAACAAGTTGA
- the LOC107944746 gene encoding protein DETOXIFICATION 14, whose product MAKLEEREDEKKWATSWSGYIEELKKGSRIAGPMVAVTVLQYLVQVVSVIMVGHLGQLSLSSVAIATSLTNITGFSLLSGMAGGLETLCGQAYGSQQYKKLGIYTYSAIISLILVCTPICILWIFMDKLLPLVGQDTLISYKARQYSLWLIPGLFASTILKPLTRFLQMQSLILPMLLTSIFILCFHVPLCWILVFKLDLGDLGAAIAFSLSTWLNVILLGIYVRYSSTCEKTRSPLSKDAFLGVPQFFRLGVPSAIMVCLKWWSMELLTLLSGLLPNPKLETSVLSICLTISTLHFTVPYGFGAATSTRVSNELGAGNPESARVAVKVGMSMAFTEAVMVSGALFFSRHIVGYGYSNEKAVVNHVATMAPLLCISLVTDSIQVVLSGVAKGCGWQYIGAYVNLGAFYLIGLPVGIILGFVGHLNGRGLWLGIVVGSIVQTILLSLFAIFTNWEKQVAKAKERISMGN is encoded by the exons aTGGCGAAATTGGAGGAGAGAGAAGATGAGAAGAAATGGGCAACGAGTTGGAGTGGATATATAGAAGAGCTGAAGAAGGGAAGTCGAATAGCAGGACCAATGGTGGCGGTGACGGTTCTACAATACCTTGTGCAAGTTGTATCAGTAATAATGGTAGGACATCTTGGTCAGCTTTCTCTCTCTAGCGTCGCCATTGCTACATCCCTCACCAATATCACTGGTTTTAGCCTTCTG TCAGGAATGGCTGGTGGATTGGAAACTCTATGTGGGCAAGCTTATGGATCACAACAATACAAAAAGCTTGGAATCTATACTTACAGTGCCATCATTTCGCTCATCTTAGTTTGCACTCCCATTTGCATCCTATGGATATTCATGGACAAATTGTTACCTCTTGTTGGCCAAGATACACTTATCTCCTACAAAGCTCGCCAATATTCCCTATGGTTAATCCCGGGACTATTTGCAAGCACCATCCTTAAACCTTTGACTCGATTTCTACAAATGCAAAGTTTGATTCTACCAATGCTCTTAACTTCAATTTTTATACTGTGTTTCCATGTGCCTCTTTGTTGGATTCTTGTGTTTAAATTGGATTTAGGTGATCTTGGAGCTGCAATAGCTTTTAGTTTATCAACATGGTTGAATGTGATCTTACTTGGGATTTATGTAAGGTATTCATCTACATGTGAGAAAACTCGTTCACCATTGTCCAAGGATGCTTTTCTTGGTGTTCCTCAGTTCTTTCGCCTTGGTGTTCCCTCTGCTATAATGGTTTG CTTGAAATGGTGGTCAATGGAGTTGCTAACTTTGCTATCCGGCCTTCTACCAAATCCAAAACTAGAGACATCAGTACTATCTATATG CCTAACAATTTCAACATTACACTTTACTGTCCCCTATGGTTTTGGAGCTGCAACAAG CACCCGAGTTTCGAATGAACTTGGAGCCGGGAACCCCGAATCGGCTCGCGTGGCGGTCAAGGTAGGAATGTCTATGGCATTCACAGAGGCAGTCATGGTGAGTGGGGCTCTGTTTTTCAGTAGACATATAGTTGGCTATGGTTACAGCAATGAGAAAGCCGTGGTGAACCATGTTGCTACAATGGCTCCTTTGCTTTGCATTTCACTTGTTACTGATAGCATTCAAGTTGTTCTTTCTG GAGTTGCAAAAGGATGTGGATGGCAATATATAGGAGCCTATGTAAATCTTGGAGCATTTTATCTCATTGGATTGCCAGTGGGAATAATACTAGGATTTGTTGGACACCTAAATGGAAGAGGCCTTTGGCTTGGAATAGTAGTTGGTTCAATTGTGCAAACAATCCTTCTTTCTCTCTTTGCAATCTTCACAAATTGGGAAAAACAG GTAGCCAAGGCCAAAGAGAGGATATCCATGGGAAATTAA